GGATCCGCCGGGTGCGCCTGCTGGAGGATGGCTACTGGGTGCCCATGCTGCGCCGCGAGCCGGTGGACCCGGACGCCCTGCGCGAGCTGGCCGGCATCATGGAGCGGCCGCAGATCCAGCTCTCGCTCTTCTCCGCCATCTCCACCCGCCTCAACCGCGCGTACGGCCCCATCCTGCTGGTGCTGACGCTCTCCTGGTTCGTCAAGGCGTACAGCCACCCGAAGCCGGCGAAGAACCTCACCCAGTTCCTGGACAACGCGCACATCGGGCCCATCCCCGGCGGCTTCGTGGTGGCCTTCTTCTTCCTGATGGTGCTCGTCTTCACCTATCTCTTCGTGGCCTCGTTCTTCACCAAGGCCCCGCTGGGAGAGCTGCGCACCCGGCCGCGCGGCCGCCGCTCCGCGATGTGGGAATCCTTCTACCGGCCCTACGCCACGCTCGCCCCGCGCCGCCGGGGCCGCAGGAGCCCGGCCCGGCCCCCGGAGCCTCCGTCCGAGCCACCCATCCAGACTCCACCGACGCATTAGCCAGGCTGCGCCCGGCACGTTTTCCTCCTTTCGGGGCCCTGTCTTTTGTGCTTGAAGCGCGAGACATGGCGAATACGCGTACGGTTACGGTCATCAATGGCGACGGCATCGGCCCCGAAGTGATGGCGGCCACCATCCGCGTCCTCGAGGCGCTCAAGGCTCCGCTCGAGTTCGAGTTCAAGGACGCGGGAGCCGAGGTCATCGCCAAGTACGGCACCAACCTGCCCCACGAGACGGTGGAGGCGGTGCTGCGCAGCGGCGTGGCGCTCAAGGGCCCCACGGGCACGGTGGTGGGCGGCGGCATGGCCTCGGCCAACGTGGGCCTGCGCAAGCGCCTGGACCTGTACTCCTCGCTGCGGCCCGTCAAGAGCGTGCCCGGCGTGAAGACGCGCTACGACAACGTGGACCTGGTGGTGGTGCGCGAGAACACCGAGTCGCTCTACGCCGGCCTCGAGCACATCATCGTCCCGGGCGTCGTCGAGTCGCTGAAGATCATCACCGAGAAGGCCTCCACGCGGATTGCCCGCTTCGCCTTCGAGTACGCCAAGAAGCACGGGCGCAAGAAGGTCACGAGCGTCCACAAGGCCAACATCATGAAGCTGTCGGATGGCCTCTTCCTCGACTGCACCCGCAAGGTGGGCCGGGAGTTCCCGGAGATCCAGTACGAGGAGGTCATCGTCGACAACATGTGCATGCAGCTGGTGAAGGATCCGACGCGCTACGACGTGCTGGTGATGGAGAACCTGTACGGGGACATACTCAGCGACCTGTGCGCGGGTCTGGTGGGCGGCCTGGGCCTGGTGCCGGGCGCCAACATCGGCGAGCGCACGGCGATGTTCGAGGCGGTGCACGGCACGGCGCCGGACATCGCGGGCAAGGGCCTGGCCAACCCCACCGCGCTGATGATGTCGGCGGTGATGATGCTGGACTGGCTGGACATGCGGGACGAGGCGCGCAAGTTCGAGGGCGCGCTGGCCAAGGTGCACGGCGAGGGCAAGGTGCGCACGGGCGATCTGGCCGGCAGCGCCACCACCCGCGAGTTCACCGACGCCGTCATCTCGGCGCTGTAGTCCGCGCCTCCGCTGTAGCCACACTTGCGGAAAACTCCCCTCTCCCACCGGGAGAGGGACGGGGTGAGGGTGTCGAGCCTCCCGGGCTCCACCCCCACCCCCGCGTCACCCTACCTGGCTCACGGCAGGAACAGCTCGACGCTGTCGAGCGGGGAGCTGGTGGTCCAACCGCCCACCGCGAGCACGGCGCCGGACGCCAGCGGAACCATCGCGAAGGACTGGCGAGCGAGCCCCAGGGAGCCCACCGGCGACCACGTCCCCATCGCCGGATCGTACAGCTCGGCGGTGGCGAGGGTGCTGGTACCGCTCGAATCATACCCACCCGCCACCAGCACCATGCCGGAGGCGAGCGTCACCGCCGCGCCATTGCTCCGGGACTCGCCGGTGCTCCCCGTGGGCGACCAGGAGTTCGTCGCCGGATCATACAGCTCCGCGTACCGGGGAGAGCCTTCCACGTCCGCCACCAGCACCTTGCCCGAGCGCAGCAGCGCCACCAGCGGCCGCGCGTGCGTGCGGTCCGGGAACAGCGTGCCCCAGGTGTCCGCCACCGGATCGTACAGCTCCATGAAGTGCGTGAAGGAGGTGCCGCCCGCGATCATCACCTTGCCGGAGGGCAGGGACTGCACCGAGACGCCATACCCACGCGACGTGAGCAGATAGCCGCCGAGCGACCAGGTGTTCGTCGCCGGGTCATACACCTCCGCGTCGGACAGCTCCCCCAGGGAACCGTTGCCCCCCACCACCAGCA
The sequence above is drawn from the Archangium gephyra genome and encodes:
- a CDS encoding DUF2270 domain-containing protein; this translates as MASDGNERDKNEYEALPLSDSSMAQLFRGELSRSDTWRSRLDNTTNWSMTTTAAVVSFGFSTNAIHVVFLVGIGMVLSFLFIEARRYRYYDLWIRRVRLLEDGYWVPMLRREPVDPDALRELAGIMERPQIQLSLFSAISTRLNRAYGPILLVLTLSWFVKAYSHPKPAKNLTQFLDNAHIGPIPGGFVVAFFFLMVLVFTYLFVASFFTKAPLGELRTRPRGRRSAMWESFYRPYATLAPRRRGRRSPARPPEPPSEPPIQTPPTH
- a CDS encoding isocitrate/isopropylmalate dehydrogenase family protein — protein: MANTRTVTVINGDGIGPEVMAATIRVLEALKAPLEFEFKDAGAEVIAKYGTNLPHETVEAVLRSGVALKGPTGTVVGGGMASANVGLRKRLDLYSSLRPVKSVPGVKTRYDNVDLVVVRENTESLYAGLEHIIVPGVVESLKIITEKASTRIARFAFEYAKKHGRKKVTSVHKANIMKLSDGLFLDCTRKVGREFPEIQYEEVIVDNMCMQLVKDPTRYDVLVMENLYGDILSDLCAGLVGGLGLVPGANIGERTAMFEAVHGTAPDIAGKGLANPTALMMSAVMMLDWLDMRDEARKFEGALAKVHGEGKVRTGDLAGSATTREFTDAVISAL